The segment ACTCAAAAAGTCAGATCTCCACAGTGCGTTTGTATACATACAAAGTGCTTTGAGACTTGAGTGTCACAGATTACTTATGTAATACAGTAGGAATGCAAGCTGTGGAATTTTACCTTGTCACCTACCTTGTCACCTATCATGAACTTTCATGTAGCTTTAGTAATCAAGAATTCATAGGTGATGTTTTGTAATTCTATTCATGTTGTTCACAGTAAGTCACGGATTAGTGCCAATTTCTTGTCTTGAATTCACACTGAATACTTCTGTGCAGAAAATTGGATGCTACTGGAACAGGTGACACAGCATCCCTTCCTTTAAGTATTACTAAGGCAGACACTAGCACTGGATGAATTAAACATCCCCTCTCGGTAGAATCTTCTCAGTGTATTGCTGTTTATGGTGATACATAGATTTTTCCTGGGATGGGAACTGTTTCAAGAAGAGAGTTGCCTATTTTCATGTTCTTTAAGCAGTGCCTATCCTCTGTAGGTGTCTTCTGGACCCACTTTTCCACTGTTTGGATCACTTAGGAATAGATAGGTTCTGCCTAAGAACAGAAGAGGTCTGAATACAGATCAAAGATCGTATTGGATTTATACTCTGCTTTCAACgttgcctgaaaggagatgcTCATGTCTAGTATTATTTGTGTGCTGTCTAATGTTGTTTCCAGCTCCTAATCACCAGTTATTGATGGACTTTCTCAGCGATGACTGTATTTGGACCATCACTTTTAAAATCAACCTATTTAACTAACTCTTTTTTTTGAATCTTTCTTTTGAGGGGCTTTTAGTGTTATTTCAGCGCTAAGGGAAAGTGTCCTCACAGCATAACTGTGCTATGAGAAAAATGATGTcatgtctttgtttttccctgttGCAAGTCTGTAGAACCTGCAGTGTGTTAAATCAGTGCCATTATGCAAAGGAGAAGGCAGCATAATCAAGAGAACTAGAaacaatattttgtattttcctgtttagtgtttcttttctctgctgctagGTATCTGCACAAGCACAAGTTTAATACAGAAGCACGAAACTATGTGCTGCATCTAAAGCTAAGGAAAcatgggaagcagcagcaaatacTTTCCATTCATACAGTGGGTCCCTCCGGAGTCTCTCTTCAAATTTTGTTCCCATCTTTAGGGCAGGAATAAACAGTCCTGTTAATATCACTTTTAGATCACAATTTCAGACCACTGGGACTTCTCACAGTGTCAGAATATAGCCCTCATAGTTAAGTGGCATTAACTGATTGCTCAATAGCTGTGGATTGTGCACACAGAAGAGGCTGtttaagtttctttaaaaattctctAGACAGATCCTCCCAAGCCAGACAGATCCCAGTCTGCACTGCTGCTTGGGATTATTCTGTGAAGGCTTTCCTGTCTTCAGTTCTTGTTGGCTCAATCTTCCAGACCATCCAGACTTCTGAGTATGATGACTCTTCTTTCTGGCATGTATGtccctcctcccagcctggTGTCATGTGTAAACTTGATGATGGTGCTTTCAATACCATCACCCAGACTGTTGAATGCTATTAGACCCAAAAGTGACTTCTGAGGTATTCTACTCATACTCTCTGGCCAGAGTCCaatctcctgctcaaagcaggtcTGCTATGAGATCAGACCAGACTGCTTAAGACTTTTTTGAGTCAGGTCATGAAAACCTCTAAAGAGGGAGACTGTTGGACAGACGGTTTCATGGCTTCGCTGTTCTCACGATGACCAGAAGTTTATACTTATGCCCAATGGGAACCTTCCTTGGTTTGATATACACCTTTTGTATCTTGTCACTCTACTAGGCAGCAAGGTGAAGAGCCTTgctccttcttttctgtaacCCTTTAGAAGAACTGGAACACTGCTATTAACAAGCGTGCTtccctcagtctctcctcttaAGGCACATGCTACTGTCTAACCAGGTTCTTTTGCACGTTCCATGCATGAAGGATTTAATGTTTAACCTCAAGACTACTAGCTTTTTTGAGCTATCTTAGGTAAGATGGAATTTTGATCTATCAGAGTGATGTAGTGATGTATTTAAATCACAGTATATGTGCAAATTATACTTAGGAGAGAATCTCAACTGTAATATGCAGTTGAGCCACAATACAAATGTGATTTCCATTATTAATCTCTATAATATATACATTATCATGATGCTGGGTGTTCCCAGCCTCCAGGAAGGAATATCTGGATTGGAAGATGCTTAAGCCCGTGGCTCTCTTCAGAGTTCCTCTTATTTGTTGTTTGCATTTTATACTCTACAttgggctgagctgtgctgttaCATCTTCATTCACTTCATTAACTTGGGGACCAATATCTAAGCTGCCGGTTCATTCAGCCAGCAGATATAGTCATTTGCTTAGAGCAAAGGCTAGCTTCTGGTTCCCTTTCTGTTGAGGCAAGTTCACAGCTGTGCAACAGCTGTGCTCAGTAATTCCCACATTCTGTGTTCCCAGGATTGTCCTGCTCACCTTGCCTCCATACTGTGGGATGCCCACCTTGTTATTACACACTGCTCCTGGTTCTCTTCTCCTTAGTGACCAAATAGTCCTTGCTGCTCCTGGCAATCTAACTCTATCCTGATTGGATCCAGACAGGTGATAAGAGAAAAGATTGACTGGAGGGAAACTGAGATACCTGGGGATTGAGGGGTCCTGGATTTCTTCCCAGACTATTTGAGTGCTCTTTCCCTCATTAGACCCAAACATGGGTTCATTCTCCCTTACCTCTGATGAACCCGCACTACAACATCAGGCATCTTCATTCAGCTGCTGCAtcccctgtgctgctcctgtAGGAACTCTGCTTGGATTTCTCTTACCTTGGCAGAGGGTCAAATGTCCTGCTAGGCTCCCTCTGAGCATTCCTTTGCCTGAGCAGTCACTAGGTCTCTCTGAGCAGTCCTTTGCCATTGAGTCTTCTTGAGTTTCACTTTGtgaagaaaaggttttctaAAAGAGGGATGAAGGAGGCAAATGGTCTGTGTTATGTAGCAAATGCTAGAAGAGGGGATGCCAAGGAGAGATACATTCCTGCTAGGAATGTATTCCTATTCTTCCATAATACgtattcctattcctattcttCCATAATACTCTTGTCCTGTTTTACTAGACGATGTGATGGCAGGATCTCTTCCTGCCATCTGTCCTTGCAGAGTTTCTTTTTGATTATATGCAGCACCTTTTCCAGCTGTAAGTTTGTTTACAGAGCTAATACTAGGCCAGGATCAGGATTTTAAAGAAGAGTAAATCAGATATAGTGTGATGCTCCTGTGATTTGTTTTACACTCTTGTAAATACTGTgagacacaattttttttaaccttttcctgGGAATAACTGAAGAAAGCATCTCAGCatcccattttttttgtcttttataaaTCTTACTGTACAGCACAGGATTTCTGTGTATAATTGTGAGGGGAAATgttcattaaattaaaatgtggtCTGTGCTTGTAGTTGGACTGCAGGTTGTTTGAAGGCTAATTTCCCAGGTGATTGATTAGCTTACAcaagagttttaaaatttaacaacTTTTGTTCCCTTTCTCCATGTAAAACAACTccaaatgatttcttttttcatattctgaatcattactttttttctcctcttttaatGCACAGCGATTGGAGTTACAAAGATACTATAATGTTAATAGATATGTCTCAGAGTTCATGAGGTCAAACTTGTTGGTTTCCTCATATGACTAACAGTGCAAAAATCTGGAATCAACTCACTTAATCTTGGGCATAAAATAAGTGGTACGGAACAACTGCACATCCATAAAACAATAGAGACTAAcctctgatttatttcttttttgggtCACGTGTTCTACTTTCATCATAAAAGCAGATAAAGGTAACTATaattaaaatgtctgttttcctcctctacTGTTTGTGTTAATGTTCATGCTATTGAACATAACCCTTTGATGATactatattttttcagtattctaCAGTTATTGTTTCATTAAGAATACCCCTGTGATAATAACTGTATAATAAATTactattcaaaataaaatatcagccATTTAATCCATGAGACAGAATAATATAGTCATAATAAAAAAGAGTAAAGTTTAGCAATATGATAATGTAGCATGAGGCTTTTATAGACTCCATGTAAATGTTAAAATCTATAAATTTTTTATATTGAGTAAAATTGTATAAAATAGTAATGGAgggagtggggagaggggaaaaaagcagtgtCAGAGGCTGGCTTAATCCTGAGATTGctgtttctttgatttctttttataatctgaaaaagagtataaaaattatgtatatgaaattatttgtttgtgGCTTATCTTACTTACTAGAGGTATTAAAACTAacctgaaaaaggaaaactgcgTATCTCCATTTTCCAGCCCATAGTACTGTTAAGTGGAGAAACGCTAAAGCCTAATTACCTCTCTTGCCTTCCCTTGTGCATACCTTGTATCTCAGTACACACTCTGtctctattttttccttaaaaaacttaaacaacttttttccttaaacaacTTGTGCCTTAAACAACTTTATTTGGCTTCTTTTTACATATTTGAGTTGTAAACAAAGGTAGAAAGATGTACAAATATTGGGAGGACAGGACTGAATTCCTTCTTGCagccattttcttcttgttaaaTCACCCTTCACACTACACTGGTTGGATATGATTTTAAAACCTTCATATTCTTGTAGGTTaatgataatttatttaattgtaCTAGTCCAACacttaatatttcttctgaCAGCAGATTGCACAAGATATTTGTAATTTGattgaaatgaaattatcttaaaaatttttattgaaatagaGAGAAGGAAAGTTATACACACAAAGAGTATGGTTTTCTAACAGGTTCAGAATGGGAAAATAtaattattgctttaaaaatttgtCATTTTGGAAAGTCAACACTGGTCAGACTTGTTTTCTTGTATTGTGTTGGCCTAGACTCAGCACAACAAAATGAACACGATATCCCCTAGAACATGTTGACTTGTAAAATATGGAGGCACTTATTGTCCTCTCATGATGGagctgcttctttttaattGACAGGTGGCTCATCACTGACAAGTACATCATGCATTCTACTTGCATAATCAAGATTCATGTTGTATTTCCAAAACAGAGAAGGGGAAGCAGAGAGGAATCAAAGCTACACTGGCACAAAATAAGGAACTGACTGAGCACTTGCACTTCTGAAACTAAAAGAAGTCACTGCAATTACTAGGGCATAGTTACGTGCATATTTCCTCATGCATAGCAGTAGCACTCAATGgtttaagacagaaaattaagacAAATACTGGACACAGCAAAAACAACCAATTGAGGCAATCTCTACTGATGTAATGTTATTCTTCAAGATGCAATCCACCCAGGATCACTGAGGATTACTGAACCTAAACCACAAAGAGTGAAAGAGGAGTTGATTTGTACTTCCCCTGTCAAGAGGTAACCTAGGGCAGATcaattaaacaagaaaaaatcccaacatCTTTGTATCTCCTGCCTTATCACCTGCCAAGGAAgtgggcactggcagaagcagCTCAGGAGTTCCCCTCCAGGAGGAGAAAGTGAGAAGGGATAGGAAAAAGGGAGGACTTTGCAACTAAACTGAAGTTATGAATGGTGTTGAGAAGATGGATAGAATTTAGTTGTTCACTGTCACTTCTAAGAGAAAAATTACAAGGCTTAAAATGAGGCAAGCAGGAGGTAGATtcaaaacagaatgaagaaGGTAGTCATGCAATGGGGAATTAAACCGTGGAAGTCCTCATAGTTGGGACTTTCCATGATTTTTTCCACAAAACTCTTCCATGAATGTCAAAACGGAAAAAGTGGAAGAGATACCCATCTGAATAACACAGAGAAGCCACAACTGGCTCAACAGTCCTTCGGCTGTCAGAGAGCCTCAAGGGCACATAAGCCAGGAGCCAAGGGTTATCCCAGCACACAGGAGAGTGACCTCACTGGCCAGGGCACAACTTCACTGTACCCAGGCAGCTTGGtggcagtgataaggtctcttaACAGTCCAGTAATCATCAAACCAACAGGCCTTACTGGCCCTGACCAGTCCCACCTGTGGCTGCCACCCACACCCACTGCTCATGGGTACAGAGGCTCCATTTATGCTCAGGCCAGGGCTGTCCATTTCCGTGTGAGCTGTATTGTAGGTGTACTTCTTTCTAGTCCTCTACTTGAGCTGTTTGGCTTTCCTGGCTTGAACCTGGACCTGTCACGTTACCTTGTTTCTTCCTGATGATCACTGAACTGTTGATAAGGTCTTCTTTTGACACCATCTCTTCTCTAGCTACCCAGTCCAGAGCTATGGGTCTGCACCTTCTCAGTGAGATAATTTCCTAGCCTTCATTGTGGCCGCTCCTGGCTTTTTCTCTGTTGTGGAAGAGTCTTGCTCTTGTTGCTCCGAAACAGTTAGCTCAGGTCTTCTCAGGTCCTGAGCTGATTACCATAGAGCCTGGCCCTCAGACTATGACAGGGCTTGACCTCACAGCCTCCTTGCAGCTACCTACGTGTCACAAGATGTGACCTCATGGCCACCCTGCAGTTTCTGTTTTAACCCCAAACGCTGAGGGGAACTGTGAACAGTTTGCAGAGGCAGATCTATAGGCTTCTCTAACCTCCTCTGCAGGAGGTGGCACCTCCTGCCCACCAAGTTCTTTGATGGTCTTTGGAGCATCTAGGCTTTGTTATGGTTCAAATCAGCAGCCCTCAAGGAACATCGCAGGGACAATCTGATACATGGGTTGATCTGCCCCTCTACCTCCATTGGCGGTGCTTCATATTTTTAGTCTAAAAGAAGAATGGGTGTTTCTGCCCCTTCACAGGAGCCCGACAGCTTAAAGTGCCTTGAATCTACCTGGGACCAACATGCTAGCAGTTGGGGTCCTCCAAGTACCCCAGGAACACCACCCTGTGCTGTTGGAAAGAGCAAATATCTGGAATTTGATATTGAGGCACATGGTTGCAAGTGACTCGGGACTTCCCTGGCATAGTCTGTGTGCCTGTTGAGCACTGGAGAACATGATGATGCCAAGAATACCACTACATAGTTATCAGGCAGGCTATGCAGCACACCATCTGCAAAACAACTGAAGGTGGACAGAACACAGAAGAGACCAAATGGTATCACAAGGTCCTTGTAGACTCTGTATCTAGTTAGCAGttggaaaaaagcagaacagaaatgttgGAAATAGGGCCTATGAGCCTACTTGCTCCCAACCCACGATCAATAAGCATTATTGCATCCCAACTCTCTAACTAAAGACAAGGACAGAGTTTATTTGTGGATTTTGTTAGTTTTACTCTAAATAGAAGCCTTATACTGAGACCTGGGTTGCAGTCCTAAGCAACAGAAAGACTGGTCTCTCTGTTGTGAGGTACTGAGCATGAAAATGTCTGAAACCATCTTAAATACAAATTGCAGAACTCAGACTACCAAGCTGTATTTTATGGataaaatcagatttcaaaGAATGAGGAAGTTGTATAGTTACTCCATCCATTTTCAGACTAAAAATTCAACTGTACGGATTATTGGAAACCAAACAGAATAAACAACTAATACTGATGAGCTAAAAAGAGAggtagataaaaaaaaaatccaaacccaaacaGATATTCCTGTCCCCAGACTTTGTATTACACTTGAAGAAAACTAAATTACTGTCACATCTGCAGTCACTGCATTAGGATAAAAGTATCTCCCAGCAAAACTATTCAACAAAGTTATACTGAAAAGTTACCACAAAACCAGGCagaataaaatgtctttattgcCTGTTCTAGattaacaatttcttttttgtgaagTGTGCTCTCATTTAGAATTTAACATTGAATAGAGGGGATATCAATTAAGTCTCTATAAATCAGAAACTATGGAAGTAAAATTACATCCTTAAGCACTGCAGATACTGGCATAGGTGCAGAATTTCAGCACTAACATTTCTGCCTGAGGTAGTCCGATGTTGTTGGTTTTATTCGTCTCAGGTTCCTCCTGCTCACACACTTGTACAACTGTTTGTGACACTCAGTGTGACTAAATGATGCAATTTAAGTAAGGAAAAAGTCAATCACTTTAAAACCATACCATTCATATCCCTAATAGTGTTCTAAACAAGCAGTTGGTTGGCCTGTGAAATTCTCTCCACACTTCAGCCAAAATAgctcttttactttaaaattactgaTGAACATCTTAAATACCTAAGAATAAAGCTATGCTTATCTATACCAACCCATATTTGTAAACTGAATCAGCCACACCATACAGTATTAAAAGTAAAACGTGCAGTAATTTCCTAGTAAGTTACTGCCATTTAATTATAAATTTTTCCAAGGCACAGTACATGAAGGAACTCCCACAATGGCAGATCAGATCAAGTTAGCTCACCAAAATTTTAACCTTCTAATGAGACGGCGGGACATGTTTTGCTTGTTCTTTGTATCAAGTGACAAAAGGCAGCACAAGGAAAATAACAAGGAAATTCAGAAGTCTTGGGTTCTTCATTACAGTCATGATCAATACCAGTCCCCTGTACAAATGAGACATACAAAGCTGTAAAATGCACTATGGGACTCTAATTCTATTGTATTAATCTGCGTATGTATTGGTACAGGCGTTCTGCAAATGCTTCTGAGGAAAATTTTTCCATAACTCTgactctcccagctgctcccattGAGTCCTTTAAGAGAGGATCTCTCACAATTTTTAACATGGCCTCAGAGAATTGCGTTGGCACAGGATCGCACAAAAATCCTGTAACATTATGCACGATTGATTCTAAAGGACCACCTGAATTAACTGCTATAACAGGACATCTCATGTACATTGCCTCCAGAGGAACAATGCCAAAATGTTCATTGCTTGGTGTATAGAGCACACATACAGAGTTACtaaaaagagagattttctgTTCATCTGAGAACGATCTCAGAAAAGTGACATGGTCATTAACATTAAGCTTGGATGCAAGTCTCCTCAGCTCTTCATAGTGTTCCACGTTTTCCAGAACTCTTTTATCATAACCACCTGCCATAACCAGGTGAACTTCATTCCACTCATGAGAATCAAGCCTTCCTCGAAGCTCACATAAAGCTTCAAGAGCCAATGGcagattcttttttctctcatacctattaatggaaagaaacaagaactttttcttcttcGGTATCAGGTCCATTATGTCTGTAGGAACTACTGTTTCAAAGCTACTGATGTTGAGCGATGGATAGAGGACATCAGGGTTTATGTGTGATAAGGACTTAAACGTGTCCTTGAACACACTGGCAGTGAACATGCTGTTCACAACAATACAGTCTGCCATGCCAGTCGTGTACTCTTCCAGCCAGTCGAGTGGTAATCTGTAGATGCGCTTCAGAAAAGATTCTCTCTTGGTCAGAAGCTGATCAGGGAAGTGacagtaaaacaaaaccttCTTACGGGGTCTGGCCAGTCTAAGTACAGGAATGCAAGCAGACACCTAGTACAATcacaagaaacaggaaaagaggaaatgtcTGTTACTTGCATGAGTGCTGCCGGCATGTACGTGCAATTTCAAAGCCATGCCCTGAGAGCCAGCCCTTTGCAACCTGAGCGcgttctccctctcctctccatgAGTAGACAAAGCTACACTCCCCCACCTAGGACCTCTTGGTGCAGCTGCAGATTTCCCCCCCTCACCTCAGCCTGTAAGGCTATCAAGACTCCCTCTACGATCCAGTCCCCAGCAAGACCTGAGACTTGCCAATATACCTACTCCCACTGAGGTCCACCACCACCAGTGGAGAGCTGGGATCATAGAATCTGTTCCGGTGTCTGATAACccttcagtaaagacatttttcctgatacccaatctaaacctcccctaatACAATTTAagtccattttctcttgtcctatcatttgtcacttgggagaagagaccaacacccaccctgctacaacctccttctAGGTAGTTGTAGACGGTAATAAGGccctccctcagccttctcttatCCAGAATAAACAACTCcacttctctcagctgctcctcataagacttgtgcttcagccccttcaccagcctcgttGTCCTCTAGACACACTCCAGtacctcaatatccttcttgcaGTCAAGGGCCCAAAAGGGAACACAATATTGAGGATGTGGCCTCCCCAGTGCAGAGTACACATGAAAGATGACGTCCATGGTCCTGCTAGCCACTCAGTTTGATACAAGCAGAGGGAAGCCCAAGCTGCTCGCTTCAGCTACCTTGCACCCTGTCAGcaccccttcctcctcctgggcctcctcccacccctgccaACACCTCCACCCTGCAggaagggatctgggggttctggttgatggcaagtgCCCCAGCAGCCAAGAAAgcaaaccatgtcctggggtgcatcagTGCCAGCTGGTCATGGGAGGCgattgtcctgctctactccacactggtgtggccccaccttgagtactgtgtgcagtttggggCATCACGATATAAAAAGGCTATCAAGCTACTGGGGAGTGTCAAGAGGAtgccacaaagttggtgaagcGTTTAGAGGGCAAGTCATATGAGGAGCAAGctgtcacttggtctgttcagcctggaggagactgaggggaaaccttacagcagttcactgcttcctcacaaggacaggaggaggagcaggtgctgatgaTTTACGTTGGATATTCATACatccatcatagaatcatacaatagtttgtgctggaagggaccttaaagatcatctagtttcaacccccctgccctgggcaagTGGACATATTAGGAGAAGGatcttcacccagagggtggtggagcactgggtTCCCAAGGAAacagtcacggcaccaagcctgacagtacTGAAGAAGCCTTTAGATAACGTCTTCAGACACATGCTGTGAATCTTGGGGTTGacctatgcagggacaggagttgggaGTCGTcagatgggaccttgggcagcctcatccagtgggatgtccctgcccatggcaggggggttggaactagacgatctttaagaccccttccaaccctaactattctatgcttctatgatccTCATGCATCTCTTCCAACCGAGGACATCCTATGCTTCTGCGCCACCCCTCGGGTCTGTCCCCAGCTCCCACTCTCTCCCCCGACCTCTcaccccccagccctccccgtTGCCCCGTTCCCCCACTCTCTCTCCGGGGCCGCAGGTGGCACACGCacatttcccccccctccccgcaccTGGTCGCACACGAAGACATCGGGGCGCTCCCCGCTGAGCACCAGGACGTAGAACGCCAGGAAAGCCATGCGGAGGGCGGCGCACAGGGCATGCCCCCGGCCGGCCAGGCTGCGGGGCAGCCACCCCGCCGCCTGCCGCACATCCAGGCCGCGCGTCTCGGCGAAGCAGCGCCCCGGGTCGTAGTGCGCCGTCCAGAGCCGCACCCGACAGCCACGCTCCCGCAGCGCCAGCGCCGCGTCCACCACCAGGCGCTCAGCGCCTCCCAGCCCCAGGTCCGGGTGCAGGAACAGCACGGACGGCGCGGCCCCGCTCcgctccccctctgcccccatgGCCACGGGAGCGCGCCCACTGTCCCACGGAGGGAGGCGCGGGCGCCACGTCAGCCTTCCCACCGGGTCCTCCCGCTCGCTCCTCCCCGCgggcggccccgccgccgcctgCGCGTCCCGCACGGCTCGGGAGCCACAGcccgggggcagcgg is part of the Cuculus canorus isolate bCucCan1 chromosome 2, bCucCan1.pri, whole genome shotgun sequence genome and harbors:
- the ALG2 gene encoding alpha-1,3/1,6-mannosyltransferase ALG2, giving the protein MGAEGERSGAAPSVLFLHPDLGLGGAERLVVDAALALRERGCRVRLWTAHYDPGRCFAETRGLDVRQAAGWLPRSLAGRGHALCAALRMAFLAFYVLVLSGERPDVFVCDQVSACIPVLRLARPRKKVLFYCHFPDQLLTKRESFLKRIYRLPLDWLEEYTTGMADCIVVNSMFTASVFKDTFKSLSHINPDVLYPSLNISSFETVVPTDIMDLIPKKKKFLFLSINRYERKKNLPLALEALCELRGRLDSHEWNEVHLVMAGGYDKRVLENVEHYEELRRLASKLNVNDHVTFLRSFSDEQKISLFSNSVCVLYTPSNEHFGIVPLEAMYMRCPVIAVNSGGPLESIVHNVTGFLCDPVPTQFSEAMLKIVRDPLLKDSMGAAGRVRVMEKFSSEAFAERLYQYIRRLIQ